A region from the Triticum aestivum cultivar Chinese Spring chromosome 3D, IWGSC CS RefSeq v2.1, whole genome shotgun sequence genome encodes:
- the LOC123074553 gene encoding cytochrome P450 72A15, which produces MLFERGMAVLGGVTPASLPWGFLVCGLLCLALLRQAGKLLDMLWLRPRRLERELRAQGLRGTPYRFPVGDLKEHGRLSKEAWARPLPLGCHDISAHVAPFLYNAVEEHGRTCFSWVGPIPKVTISDPDLAKDVMSNKFGHFEKTKLPALSKLLAEGLASIDGEKWAKHRRILNPAFQLEKVKRMLPAFSSCCEDLVSRWRTSLGSKGSCELDVWPELKNLTGDVISRTAFSSSHLEGRKIFQLQEEQAERLITNIRGLLIPGYLSLPTKNNRRMHQINKEIESILKNLVGKRIQAMKQGESTKDDLLSLLLESNMRQTDEHGRSSLGMTIEDVIEECKLFYFAGMETTSVLLTWTMILLSMHPEWQDRAREEIMGLFGRNKPEYEGLSRLKTVTMILYEVLRLYPPATLFSRKTYKEMEIGGITYPAGVMVELPVMFIHHDQHIWGSDVHEFKPDRFADGVSKASNDSGAFLPFGWGPRICIGQNFALLEAKMAMCMIIQSFEFELAPSYSHAPYTVITLQPMHGAQINLRAI; this is translated from the exons ATGCTCTTTGAGAGAGGCATGGCGGTTCTTGGAGGAGTGACGCCGGCCTCGTTGCCATGGGGCTTCCTGGTGTGCGGCCTGCTGTGCCTCGCGCTTCTGCGGCAGGCCGGCAAGCTACTGGACATGCTGTGGCTGCGGCCGCGGCGGCTGGAGCGCGAGCTCAGAGCGCAGGGCCTCCGCGGCACGCCCTACCGCTTCCCCGTTGGCGATCTCAAGGAGCACGGCCGGCTGAGCAAGGAGGCCTGGGCGAGGCCCTTGCCGCTGGGGTGCCACGACATCTCCGCCCATGTCGCGCCTTTCCTCTACAACGCCGTTGAGGAACACGGGAGGACGTGCTTCTCTTGGGTCGGCCCGATCCCCAAGGTCACCATCAGCGACCCCGACCTCGCCAAGGACGTCATGTCCAACAAGTTCGGCCACTTCGAGAAGACCAAGCTTCCGGCGCTGTCCAAGCTGCTCGCCGAAGGCCTCGCCAGCATCGACGGCGAGAAGTGGGCCAAGCATCGGCGCATCCTCAACCCCGCGTTCCAGCTCGAGAAGGTCAAG CGTATGCTGCCGGCGTTTTCTTCATGCTGCGAAGACCTTGTTAGCAGATGGAGGACGTCCCTAGGCTCCAAGGGTTCATGCGAGCTGGATGTTTGGCCGGAGCTCAAGAACCTGACGGGGGATGTTATTTCTCGCACCGCATTCAGCAGCAGCCACCTTGAGGGGAGGAAGATCTTTCAGCTACAGGAGGAGCAAGCTGAGCGCCTCATAACGAACATTCGGGGGCTTCTCATTCCCGGCTACTT GTCCTTGCCAACCAAAAACAACAGAAGGATGCATCAAATCAACAAGGAGATCGAATCGATCCTGAAAAATCTTGTTGGTAAAAGAATCCAAGCAATGAAACAAGGCGAGAGCACCAAGGACGACTTGCTTAGCTTATTGCTAGAGTCAAACATGAGACAGACTGACGAGCATGGCCGATCCAGCTTGGGGATGACAATTGAAGACGTCATCGAGGAATGCAAGCTGTTCTATTTTGCAGGAATGGAGACGACGTCGGTGCTGCTCACGTGGACCATGATCCTACTGAGCATGCACCCGGAGTGGCAAGACCGTGCGAGGGAGGAGATCATGGGTTTATTTGGAAGAAACAAACCGGAATATGAAGGGCTAAGCAGGCTCAAAACG GTGACCATGATCCTTTATGAAGTTCTCAGGCTGTACCCGCCGGCAACCTTGTTCAGTCGGAAAActtacaaggagatggagattggaGGCATAACATACCCTGCTGGGGTCATGGTTGAGCTCCCCGTGATGTTCATCCATCATGACCAACACATTTGGGGCAGCGATGTCCATGAGTTCAAGCCAGACAGGTTCGCCGATGGGGTCTCCAAGGCATCCAATGATTCAGGTGCCTTTCTCCCTTTCGGTTGGGGCCCACGGATCTGCATCGGCCAGAACTTCGCACTTCTTGAAGCCAAGATGGCAATGTGCATGATCATTCAAAGCTTTGAGTTCGAACTCGCGCCGTCGTATAGTCATGCTCCATATACTGTGATAACATTGCAGCCGATGCATGGTGCACAGATAAATCTTAGAGCTATTTGA